In Astyanax mexicanus isolate ESR-SI-001 chromosome 25, AstMex3_surface, whole genome shotgun sequence, a genomic segment contains:
- the nop10 gene encoding H/ACA ribonucleoprotein complex subunit 3 yields MFLQFYLNENGERVYTLKKVDPEGQPTSSAHPARFSPDDKFSRHRVTIKKRFGLLLTQQPRPVL; encoded by the exons ATGTTTCTGCAATTCTACCTGAACGAGAACGGAGAGCGGGTCTACACCCTGAAG AAAGTGGATCCAGAAGGCCAGCCCACCAGCTCTGCACATCCAGCTCGATTCTCCCCTGATGACAAGTTCTCCCGGCACAGAGTGACCATAAAGAAACGCTTTGGACTTCTGCTGACCCAACAGCCACGACCTGTGCTGTAA
- the LOC103045361 gene encoding uncharacterized protein LOC103045361, giving the protein MTTPITEGTGKNAEDCGVVQDLASLFLSTEPEDGEGTPGCSTPFETSVLSTEAELGLESASSPCLFLEDFLVDEDIFMSPECVALPEDHPRPFMEPPVNPAVYVPDPEPILSSKLTKNQTELVPTQMEEQETKLAILELLRLMAEDPVQSHLESEPLDWLQKNHQEPGTEELHSSHNSPPSSIEAMDYGAVPDLASLLLSTDELITMNTLQPDDGKGTLGDPTPFETSVLSTEAKLELGSASAPCNFLDYIFMSPECVALPEDHPKPFMEPPVNPAVYVPDPEPIFGSKHTKNQTELVPTQMEEQETKLAILELLCQKNNQGHGSEKLHSSHNFPPSSFEAMENAFIWPPPEARFISQSPPEPQPFQDVPGPSLPLNLPSTSNYVSTEPCGNAYQLPRLQHVHPSYLPVVPCLTVNGMQSNHQLPPDFFQPSLQLPNGIWLPHSSYMKINQSNFTVGPQVPQMYSTTSSVSAAPSFSEVPLLPCQDFQCNTSHEHEQPLVVQSCCEGYNPSKELYKNYRRWQMFCKVASFVYTSSPDVEALACFFIQVINSITLQCPGVPRFEAVKIAVSQWEKLSDFERMEYYHEAQRFMDYELKEMVSLWTIEAASSQDTEQQQQTPTVRDEPPAMGQAADQKKGSNSAPPDVVKAAPDEYSEVMEAPETNDKEESDDNQDKKFMQYDDKEQDGFCSHVVSEDDSEVAPEVCHLHPQSPDESIYATAPEPKQHPEPQPQTLQSGYYIDNSILPPPTTFSEKPALLNQSSDPGMPLPDKDVPVPASSTGLQLLPFQNVNTQVKFEMFPPLPEPLSYFQMSSINHSSMGHPDCVPENCSLPTLAQKHIHSAVESCLSDQNVPSSSHTSAPIIGSVSEDIKQASSPKTLWKQFQSTGIDFNSFQNDLESPENTENITSGASVEMSSKDVIKEDNADKGMTGQQSQNKSMADLKNDRDGTDMETFHVTDNNDDLPKMVMNPVEQACPAAQLPIKDNLNEPIDHHTEYHHPEVTRLLTTSSSSSPNFLTSSTLSTIPRSESKPNQEPKEINNKAVHSFVMDTRKTRRSGSLQSEETAGKHVDVKMKTKAPKQAVNPMLANEGHRKHHLVKAKEMTTGKAARRGKLNWVTLVDERRWTRSFDKKDKDVQAHNKKGNTNYLVYNRKTSLVDMPRVIKHGADEEKVPEIQVIDQSERIDQFERSVVQDQVSNGSTDQRRITRKCCTASQQLLLGNGGKGKQNLDKSIGKNKTSLTEVQEKAAKRSQTRQHSQHMVMTRKGTRTKQEETARKRPATSTTGLQWQEQRDLGQDQQSRCEYQGLQCQGLNRSSTRSKKPLKSSLLALVLTQTRRKEEERTNDKREEIEGSLTRAKRANSDKSLESLPTKKQKMTSNKKPGFQFDVANLKASSTPSSSERPRWKTRGSPATPREMRAEEREQRRLLEFVLHKNTIKHMVKSCGAKE; this is encoded by the exons ATGACAACCCCAATCACTGAGGGCACTGGAAAAAACGCAGAAGATTGTGGAGTTGTTCAAGACCTGGCATCCCTTTTCCTGTCCACTGAGCCAGAAGATGGTGAAGGGACCCCAGGATGTTCTACACCATTTGAAACATCTGTTCTTTCAACTGAAGCTGAACTGGGACTTGAATCTGCAAGTTCACCTTGTCTTTTTTTAGAAGACTTCCTTGTAGATGAGGACATCTTTATGAGTCCAGAATGTGTCGCCCTTCCTGAAGATCATCCAAGACCTTTCATGGAACCACCAGTAAATCCTGCAGTATATGTACCTGATCCTGAGCCCATTTTGAGTTCAAAACTTACTAAGAACCAAACTGAGCTTGTTCCAACTCAAATGGAAGAGCAAGAAACTAAGCTTGCAATCTTGGAACTGCTTCGTCTGATGGCAGAAGATCCTGTTCAGTCTCATCTGGAGTCTGAACCACTTGATTGGTTGCAGAAAAACCATCAAGAGCCTGGTACTGAAGAACTTCATTCCTCCCATAACTCTCCGCCTTCCTCTATCGAAGCCATGGACTATGGTGCTGTTCCAGACCTGGCATCCCTTTTGTTGTCCACTGACGAGCTCATAACAATGAACACACTGCAGCCAGATGATGGCAAAGGGACCTTAGGAGATCCTACACCATTTGAAACATCAGTGCTTTCAACTGAAGCTAAACTGGAACTTGGATCTGCAAGTGCACCTTGTAATTTTTTAGATTACATCTTTATGAGCCCAGAATGTGTCGCCCTTCCCGAAGATCATCCAAAACCTTTCATGGAGCCACCAGTAAATCCTGCAGTGTATGTACCTGATCCTGAGCCCATTTTTGGTTCAAAACATACTAAGAACCAAACTGAGCTTGTTCCAACTCAAATGGAAGAGCAAGAAACTAAGCTTGCAATCTTGGAACTGCTTTGTCAGAAAAACAATCAAGGGCATGGTAGTGAAAAACTTCATTCTTCCCATAATTTTCCACCTTCCTCTTTCGAAGCCATGGAGAATGCATTCATATGGCCTCCTCCAGAGGCAAGATTCATATCTCAGTCTCCTCCAGAACCACAACCTTTTCAAGACGTCCCTGGACCATCACTGCCTCTAAACCTGCCTTCCACCTCCAACTATGTCTCAACTGAACCATGTGGTAATGCCTATCAATTACCCAGACTCCAGCATGTCCATCCTTCTTATCTTCCAGTAGTCCCATGTCTCACGGTTAACgggatgcaatcaaatcatcaatTACCACCTGACTTCTTCCAGCCAAGCCTTCAGTTGCCCAATGGAATCTGGCTCCCACATAGTTCATATATGAAGATCAACCAGTCAAACTTCACAGTTGGCCCTCAAGTGCCTCAGATGTATAGCACTACATCATCAGTATCAGCTGCTCCTTCATTCAGTGAGGTCCCGCTCCTTCCTTGCCAAGACTTCCAATGTAACACCAGCCATGAACATGAACAGCCCCTTGTGGTACAATCGTGTTGCGAGGGGTATAATCCTTCAAAGGAACTGTATAAAAACTACAGGCGCTGGCAGATGTTCTGCAAGGTAGCATCTTTTGTCTACACCAGCAGTCCAGATGTGGAGGCCTTGGCTTGCTTCTTCAT acaaGTAATAAACTCCATCACTCTTCAATGCCCCGGTGTCCCTCGTTTTGAAGCAGTGAAGATCGCTGTGTCACAGTGGGAGAAGCTGTCCGACTTTGAACGAATGGAGTACTACCACGAGGCTCAGAG GTTCATGGACTATGAACTGAAGGAAATGGTAAGCTTATGGACAATAGAAGCAGCAAGCAGTCAAGACACTGAGCAACAACAGCAAACTCCAACTGTGAGAGACGAACCACCAGCCATGGGCCAAG CTGCTGATCAGAAGAAAGGCTCTAACTCAGCACCACCTGACGTAGTTAAAGCGGCACCAGACGAGTACAGCGAGGTCATGGAAGCTCCAGAGACAAATGACAAAGAAGAGTCTGATGACAATCAAGACAAGAAATTCATGCAGTATGATGACAAGGAGCAAGATGGGTTTTGCAGTCACGTTGTCAGTGAG GACGACTCAGAAGTAGCACCAGAAGTATGCCACTTACATCCTCAATCCCCAGATGAATCCATTTATGCTACAGCACCAGAACCAAAACAACACCCTGAACCACAGCCTCAAACTCTCCAATCTGGCTACTACATAGACAATAGTATACTTCCACCACCTACGACCTTCAGTGAAAAACCTGCTTTGCTAAATCAATCGAGTGATCCTGGAATGCCCTTACCTGACAAAGATGTCCCGGTTCCTGCCTCAAGCACTGGGTTACAGCTTTTACCTTTTCAAAATGTGAACACCCAGGTTAAATTTGAAATGTTTCCTCCACTGCCTGAACCTTTATCTTACTTCCAGATGAGTTCTATCAATCACAGTAGCATGGGACATCCTGATTGTGTCCCAGAAAACTGCTCTTTACCAACATTAGCTCAAAAGCACATCCATAGTGCAGTTGAATCTTGCCTGTCTGACCAGAATGTGCCTTCTTCTTCACATACAAGTGCACCTATTATTGGTTCAGTAAGTGAAGACATCAAGCAAGCTTCCAGTCCCAAAACCTTGTGGAAGCAGTTCCAAAGCACTGGAATTGACTTCAATAGTTTCCAGAATGATCTGGAGTCTCCTGAGAACACTGAAAATATAACCTCTGGGGCCTCTGTAGAAATGTCTTCTAAGGATGTGATCAAAGAGGACAATGCCGACAAAGGTATGACAGGACAGCAGTCACAGAATAAGAGCATGGCCGATTTAAAAAACGACAGGGATGGGACTGACATGGAAACATTTCATGTGACAGATAACAATGATGACCTTCCCAAGATGGTCATGAACCCAGTAGAGCAGGCATGTCCAGCTGCACAGCTGCCGATTAAAGACAATCTTAATGAGCCCATTGACCATCATACAGAATATCATCATCCAGAAGTGACTCGGCTCCTGACAACATCCTCTTCCTCAAGCCCGAACTTCCTCACTTCATCTACACTTTCAACAATCCCTAGATCAGAAAGCAAACCAAACCAAGAACCAAAAGAAATCAACAACAAGGCTGTTCATAGCTTTGTTATGGACACCAGAAAGACAAGGAGATCAGGTTCTTTGCAATCTGAAGAGACAGCAGGAAAACATGTTGATGTGAAAATGAAGACAAAGGCACCAAAACAAGCTGTAAACCCAATGTTAGCAAATGAGGGACACAGAAAACATCACCTGGTAAAAGCAAAGGAGATGACAACCGGTAAAGCAGCAAGAAGGGGCAAGCTTAATTGGGTGACACTTGTAGATGAAAGAAGATGGACAAGAAGCTTTGACAAAAAGGACAAGGATGTTCAGGCTCATAACAAGAAGGGAAACACAAATTATTTGGTTTATAATAGAAAGACCAGTCTTGTAGATATGCCAAGGGTCATCAAGCATGGGGCTGATGAGGAAAAAGTGCCTGAAATTCAAGTTATAGACCAATCAGAGAGAATAGACCAATTTGAGCGAAGTGTAGTGCAAGATCAAGTAAGCAATGGAAGTACAGATCAGAGGAGGATAACTAGAAAATGTTGCACGGCATCCCAACAGCTTCTGTTGGGAAATGGAGGAAAAGGAAAGCAGAATTTGGACAAAAGCATtggaaaaaacaagacaagcttGACTGAAGTACAAGAGAAAGCTGCCAAAAGGTCTCAAACCAGACAGCATAGTCAACACATGGTCATGACGAGGAAAGGGACAAGGACGAAACAAGAGGAAACAGCAAGAAAACGACCAGCAACGTCCACCACAGGCCTGCAGTGGCAGGAGCAGAGGGATCTTGGACAAGATCAGCAGAGTAGATGTGAGTACCAAGGGTTACAGTGCCAAGGTCTAAACAGATCGTCAACAAGGAGCAAGAAGCCATTAAAATCATCGCTTTTAGCTCTAGTTCTCACTCAAACTAGACGAAAAGAGGAGGAGAGAACAAACGATAAGCGAGAAGAAATAGAAGGATCCTTGACAAGGGCAAAGAGGGCAAACAGTGACAAAAGCTTGGAGAGTCTTCCAACAAAGAAGCAAAAAATGACCAGTAACAAGAAGCCAGGATTTCAATTTGACGTTGCAAATTTGAAAGCTAGCAGCACACCATCAAGCTCAGAAAGGCCGAGATGGAAAACAAGGGGATCTCCAGCCACCCCAAGAGAAAtgagagcagaagagagagagcagaggaggtTACTCGAGTTTGTTCTTCacaaaaacactataaaacacatGGTAAAAAGCTGTGGAGCTAAAGAGTAA
- the lpcat4 gene encoding lysophospholipid acyltransferase LPCAT4 translates to MEIPRRNTTHPFIHEVELSTARRTLSIILGCVLFPIRITLAVLFFLVVWPIARLRLAGLSEADRARPVEGWRQWFLHPIALFLSRGVFFFTGFVWIKVKGRQASKQEAPVLAVAPHSGFLDMLVLCMSGLPTVVSRSENSKLPVIGALLEFNQAVLVSRKDPESRRKCVSQIKERLTSNGYWPQMLMFPEGTTTNGRALIKFKPGAFLAGVPVQPVLLHYPNKLDSVRWTWKGTSWLECLWYTTSQLYTNVTVEFLPVYTPSQEERENPELYADNVQKLMAKALNVPATNYVMEGLFPATKLGGLSLPLESPAKETLKLLRRHGFSTDQVETVVNSMVDYCHSKQDTVVNVEQLTSLLGLTAKKTAAKICSLYSKNDTLDLRQLCLSVCAAACFSSPEVLIHTAFTLYDRDGDDLLSAEDLSGLMAALVGVPQYSIGEMYTELSSRRQPTEAALYDLLTTHPTYRKLLQDHFQSEGAEKVKADGNHNGIPNGKAGHNNNGFHNGNGVVSKKSE, encoded by the exons ATGGAGATCCCCCGGAGAAACACAACACACCCGTTTATTCACGAGGTGGAGCTGAGCACAGCGCGCAGGACTCTG AGCATCATTCTGGGCTGTGTTCTCTTCCCCATTCGCATCACCCTCGCCGTCCTCTTCTTCCTCGTTGTGTGGCCTATAGCTCGGCTGCGATTGGCCGGGCTGTCGGAGGCGGATCGGGCGCGGCCAGTGGAGGGATGGCGCCAGTGGTTCCTGCATCCCATCGCCCTGTTCCTGAGTCGAGGGGTTTTCTTCTTCACAGGCTTCGTGTGGATCAAGGTGAAGGGTCGTCAGGCGAGCAAGCAGGAGGCGCCGGTGCTGGCTGTCGCGCCCCACAGCGGTTTCCTGGACATGCTGGTGCTGTGCATGTCGGGACTGCCTACAGTGGTGTCTCGCTCTGAGAACTCCAAGCTGCCAGTAATTGGAG CCCTGTTGGAGTTTAACCAGGCAGTGCTGGTGAGCAGAAAGGATCCGGAGTCCAGGAGGAAGTGTGTGTCCCAGATCAAAGAGAGGCTCACCTCTAACGGCTACTGGCCTCAG ATGCTGATGTTCCCTGAAGGAACCACTACTAACGGCCGAGCCCTCATCAAGTTCAAGCCTG gtgcTTTCTTGGCAGGTGTCCCAGTGCAGCCAGTGTTGCTTCACTATCCTAATAAACTG GACTCTGTCCGCTGGACTTGGAAAGGAACATCATG GCTTGAGTGTCTCTGGTACACGACCTCTCAGCTCTACACTAACGTTACTGTGgag TTCCTGCCGGTCTACACGCCGTctcaggaggagagagagaacccTGAGCTGTACGCAGATAACGTCCAGAAACTTATGGCCAA AGCGTTAAATGTTCCAGCTACAAATTACGTAATGGAGGGTCTTTTTCCTGCCACTAAACTGGGTGGTCTCTCACTTCCTCTGGAGTCTCCAGCTAAAGAGACCCTGAAACTCCTGCGGCGTCACGG TTTCAGTACTGATCAGGTGGAGACGGTGGTGAACTCTATGGTTGATTACTGTCACTCAAAACAGGACACTGTGGTAAATGTAGAACAGCTGACCAGCCTGCTGGGACTGACCGCCAAAAAGACCGCTGCAAAGATCTGTTCCTTATATTCaaag aaTGACACACTGGACCTGAGGCagctgtgtttgagtgtgtgtgctgctgcTTGTTTCAGTAGTCCAGAGGTTCTAATTCATACTGCATTCACG CTGTATGACCGGGATGGTGATGACCTCCTGAGCGCGGAGGATCTGTCAGGCCTGATGGCGGCGCTGGTGGGAGTTCCGCAGTACAGTATTGGAGAGATGTACACGGAGCTGAGCAGTAGACGACAGCCCACAGAAG CTGCGTTATACGACCTGCTGACGACACATCCAACCTACCGGAAGCTCCTCCAGGATCACTTCCAGTCTGAAGGAGCGGAGAAGGTCAAAGCCGACGGAAATCACAACGGCATTCCCAACGGAAAAGCCGGTCACAACAACAACGGCTTCCATAACGGAAATGGAGTTGTCAGTAAGAAGAGTGAATGA
- the emc4 gene encoding ER membrane protein complex subunit 4 produces the protein MSSPGGQGGALSTRGAAGPRRMKWALELSLGNTRGRGDRQSKDGDVMYPVGYSDKPVPDTSVQETDRNLVEKRCWDIALGPLKQIPMNLFIMYMSGNTISIFPIMMVCMMAWRPIQALMSISATFKLLESSSQQWLQGFVYLIGNLLGSALAVYKCQSMGLLPTHSSDWLAFIEPPQRLEIMGGGMML, from the exons ATGTCGTCACCAGGAGGTCAGGGTGGAGCTCTGTCTACGAGGGGAGCTGCAGGACCCAGGAGAATGAAATGGGCCCTAGAACTGAGTTTAGGCAACACCAG GGGTCGAGGGGACCGGCAGAGTAAAGACGGAGATGTTATGTACCCTGTGGGATATTCAGATAAGCCAGTGCCCGACACCAGCGTGCAGGAGACTGACCGCAACCTGGTGGAGAAG AGATGCTGGGACATCGCTCTCGGCCCTTTGAAGCAGATTCCCATGAACCTGTTCATCATGTACATGTCTGGTAACACCATTTCCATCTTCCCCATCATGATGGTGTGTATGATGGCCTGGAGACCCATTCAGGCCCTCATGTCCATTTCTGCCA CCTTTAAACTGCTGGAGAGCTCCAGTCAGCAGTGGCTCCAGGGTTTTGTCTACCTCATCGGTAACCTGCTCGGCTCGGCACTGGCGGTCTACAAGTGCCAATCAATGGGTCTGCTACCGACACACTCGTCAGACTGGCTCGCTTTCATTGAGCCCCCACAG AGGTTGGAGATCATGGGAGGAGGAATGATGTTGTGA